In Lepidochelys kempii isolate rLepKem1 chromosome 8, rLepKem1.hap2, whole genome shotgun sequence, a single genomic region encodes these proteins:
- the LOC140915517 gene encoding hepatitis A virus cellular receptor 2 homolog — MAPYFISEWILMVLFTGLTVSGSPVRGVVGQNVTLPCKYRVNRQSDITTMCWGRGSCPSFQCSQPILWTDGRRVTKRQSSRYQLEGNLAQGDVSLTIVNVAEADGGVYCCRVEIPGWFNDQQKNLEVAIETARTSTAGPHTYTSEHTSAAANASDSPSTVAPQWPLVFSSEAPQDASIQTMSTSIHQLMEPESMGVGMHVGISIFVVLLVIVVLALILSKRYFHNRQKLKTLASSVSFSNPEHGGFQSTLEAGVHAEENIYTMD; from the exons ATGGCTCCTTATTTCATCTCGGAGTGGATCCTAATGGTCCTGTTTACAG GTCTCACAGTATCGGGCTCTCCAGTGAGAGGAGTGGTGGGTCAGAACGTCACTTTGCCCTGTAAATACCGAGTTAATCGCCAAAGTGACATCACAACAATGTGCTGGGGTCGGGGCAGCTGTCCTTCTTTTCAGTGTTCTCAGCCAATTCTCTGGACAGATGGACGGAGGGTAACCAAGCGTCAGTCCAGCAGATACCAGTTAGAAGGGAATCTCGCTCAGGGGGATGTGTCCCTGACCATAGTGAATGTGGCAGAAGCAGACGGAGGGGTGTACTGCTGCCGTGTGGAGATCCCTGGTTGGTTCAATGATCAGCAGAAGAATCTGGAAGTTGCGATTGAGACAG CTAGGACCTCCACTGCAGGCCCTCATACTTACACATCTGAACACACCTCAG CTGCTGCGAATGCCAGTGACTCACCTTCCACCGTCGCCCCACAATGGCCATTGGTTTTCAGTTCAGAAGCCCCTCAGGATGCTTCAATT CAGACTATGTCCACGTCAATCCATCAGCTAATGGAGCCAGAATCCATGGGGGTAGGGATGCATGTTGGAATCAGCATTTTTGTGGTACTTCTAGTCATCGTGGTTTTGGCCCTAATTCTATCCAAAA GGTATTTCCACAACAGACAGAAGCTGAAGACTTTGGCAAG CTCAGTCTCATTCTCCAACCCAGAACATGGAGGCTTCCAGAGCACGCTGGAAGCTGGGGTCCATGCAGAAGAGAATATTTATACGATGGACTAA